From the genome of Thermoanaerobaculia bacterium:
ACGAGGAACTCCTTCACACGCTCGGCCCGCGCGGCGTTGGATTCCGCCCTTTGGGCGTTGGCCTCGGCGCGGACCGCGTTCGCCGCCGCACGCCGTGCCTGCCAGAGCGCCGCCGAGAGGCCGGCGGCCAAAGACAGCATCGCGAGTGCGGCGGAGATCACGCCCACTTTGTGTCGCGCGACGAACTTCCGCGTGCGGTAGAGACTCGAATCGGGGCGCGCTCGCACCGGTCGGCCGTCGAGGTGGCGGCGGAGGTCGTCGGCCAGCGCGGTCGCCGACTCGTAGCGCCGCCCGGGCTCACGGGCGAGGGCCTTGAGCACGATCGTGTCGAGATCGCCCATCAGCAGGCGCGCCCGGCGTGTCTCACCGGCCTCCGCAGCCGCCTGACTCGGCCGCGTCATGGTCTCGCGTTCGAGCTGGTCGGTGAGCGCCACCGCCGAGCTCCCGGAACGGTCGTGGGGGAGTCGCCCGGCAAGGAGCTCGTAGAGCACCACGCCGAGAGCATAGACGTCGGTCGCCGTGGTCACCGGCTCACCGCGAATCTGCTCGGGAGCGGCATAGGCCGGGGTGAGGGCGCGGGCCTCGAAGTGGGTGCGATCGCCGGGATCTCCAGCATCGTCCGAGAGCAGTTTGGCGATCCCGAAATCGAGCAGCTTGACCCGTCCCTCGCCGTCGACGAGGATGTTCGAGGGCTTGAGGTCGCGATGGACGATGAGGCTCCGATGCGCCACCGCCACGGCGTCGGCGACCGCGATCAGCAGCTCGAGTCGGGTGCGCAGTGAGGCGCCGTGCGCCCGGCACCACTCGCCGAGGGCCTCGCCCTCGACCCGTTCGAGAGCAAAGAACGGCCGCCCGTCGGCGGCGATGCCGCCGTCGAGGAGGCGCGCGATATGGGGGTGCTCGAGGCGGGCGAGAATCTGCCGTTCGCGCAGGAAGCGCCGGAGGACCTCTTCGGAGTCCATGCCGCGTTTGAGGAGCTTCAGCGCCACGATCTGGTCGAACTGACCGTCCGCGCGCTCGGCCTCCCAGACTTCACCCATGCCGCCGCGTCCGAGCAGGGCGCGCAAACGATAGGGCCCGACCCGCTCTCCGGGGGCCGCGCTCGATGGGACGCGCCCGTCGAGCGCCTCGCCGACGATCTCCGGAGCGAACTCGCCGACGCCCCCGTCGAGGAACTTCTCGCCGGCGGAGTGGTCAGCGGCAAAGAGGTCCACGACCACTCTGCCGAGCTCCGGGTCGCTGGCGGCGAGCTCTGCGAGCGCCGCCGCGCGCGCGCCCGGCGGCAGGTCTGAGAGCTCCTCGAAGCGGCGAAGTGCGGTCGCGAAGCGGCCGGGGTCCGGTCGCCTCACCGCGCGAGACTCTCGAGCGACGTCCTGTTGCTGGTCACCAGGCGGGAGGCTACCAGACGCGGACGCGGGCCTCCGGGGCGAGGTAGAGGCGTGCCGTCTTCGGCACCTCGAACGCCTTGTACCAGGCGTCGACGTTGCGCACCGTGTCGGCGCGGTACTCGCCGGGCGCATGGCCGTTGGTCAGCAGCGAGCTGCGCAACGCCTCCGGCCGCACCTTGGAACGCCAGATCTGGCCGAACGAGAGGAAGAAGCGCTGGTCGCCGGCGAGGCCCTGCGCCGACGGTCCCTCCTTGCCGCCGTAGACGGCGCGATAGCCATCGTAGGCGGCGGCGATTCCGGCGACGTCAGCGATGTTCTCCGACAGGGTGAGCTTGCCGTTGACTCGGCTTCCCGGGAGCGGCTCATAGGCGTCGTACTGGGCCGTCAGACGCTCGGCCGCAGCCTGGAAGTGCTTCAAGTCCTCGTCGGTCCACCAGTTGGCGAGGCGGCCGCCGGCGTCGAACTGGGCGCCCTGATCGTCGAAGCTGTGGCTGATCTCGTGGCCGATGACGACGCCGATGCCGCCGTAGTTCTGCGCCGGGTCCGTTCTGGCATCGAAGAACGGCGGCTGCAGGATCGCCGCGGGGAAGTTCATCGCATTCTGCAGCGGCAGATTCACCGCGTTGACCGTCTGCGGCATCATCCGCCACTGGGTCTTGTCCACCGGCTGCGCGAGCTCGGCGAGGGCCGAGGTGTAATCGAAGAGCTCCGAGCGCACGGCGTTGCCGAAGGCGTCGTCGCGCCTCACGACGAGGCCGCTGTAGTCACGCCAGCGGTCGGGGTAGCCGATTCCGACGTAGAGCGTGTCGAGCTTGGCTTTGGCCTTGGCGCGCGTCGCCGGCGACATCCAGTCCAGATTGTCCACCCGCTTGCCGAAGGCGACGACGATGTTCTGGACCATCTTCTGCGCCTCCGCCTTGGCCTCGGGCGGGAAGTACTTCGCAGCGTAGAGCTTTCCTACCGCCTCGCCCAGGGCGCCGTTGGTCGCATCGACGGCGCGCTTCCAGCGGTCGCGCAGCTGGGTGGCGCCGGAGAGCGCGGTGCCGTAGAAGGCAAACTTCTGCTCGACGAACGCTTTCGAGAGCAGCGGCGCGGCACGGTCCACGGCGCGGAAGGCGAGGTAGTCCTGCCAGGCTGCGAGCGGCTCGGAGTTGGCCAGGGCGGCGATGCCGGTGACCGCGCCCGGGTGCCAGACCATCAACGCGCTCACCTTCGCCCCCTGGGCGCCGAGCCCGGCGGCGTCGAAGAAGTCCGGCCACGAGAGGCCGGGCGCCCGGGTGGGGAACTCGGCGAGCGGCCAGCGGTTGTTGGCGCGCTGCACCTCCATCGACTCTGTACGTGTCGCGTGCACGGTGGCGATCTTGGCCTCGAGGGCGTAGATGCGGTCGGCGCGCCCGGCGCTCTCCCCGGGCCGGCTGAGTCCGGCGAGCTCGAGCATGCGGGCGATGTGGGCGCGGTACTTGGCCTGGAGAGCGGCGCTCGTCGCGTCGGTGGCGGTGTAGTTGTCGCGGTCGGGCATTCCGAGGCCGCCCTGGAGGAGATAGGCGGCATTCTTCGCCGGATTGTCGAAGTCGGGCGAGACCCAGAGCCCGAACAGCCGGTCGGTGTGGAAGTTCGTCATGTTGAGCGGGTCGACATCGGCGCGCAACTGGGCGCCGAGGAAGCGCGCGAGGGCCGCCTTGTCGGCGAGCGCGGCGATGGCGGCGAGCTCGGGCTCGATCGGCTTCCTGCCCTTCGCCTCGATGGCGGCTTCGTCCATGAACGCCAGGTAGGAGTCGCCCACTTTGCGGGCGTCGGCGTCAGCCGAACTGGCGCCAGCGCCAGCGGCCTCCTGGATCAGCTCCTGGGTGCGGCGATTGGCCTCCTCGGCGAGGACCGCGAACGAGCCCCAGGCGGCGCGGTCGGCCGGGATCTCGGTCGTCTTGAGCCAGGTACCGTTGGCGTGGGCGAAGAAGTCGTCCCCCGGCGCGACGCTGCGGTCGATGCCGGCGAGATCGATGCCGGGCTCGGCCGGCGGTGCGTCGGCAGCCCGCAGGCCGGCCGAGGGCAGGAGGAGAGAGAGAGCGACGAGCCCGAATGCCGGCAGGCGGTGGGGTCGGAAGGGTCGGCGGCGACGGTGCGGGCGGCTCGCGGGGGAGAGAGTGGAGAGAGGCTCGGTCGAAGTGGGCATGCTGGACATTATTGCAGCGCTCACGCGCCGCCGGGGAGACCGGATCGGAGTTCGCATGAGTCTATCTACGGCCAGTGAGGCGCGGAGTTTTCGCGCTCTCCCCGCGCCTGTAGGATCACGCTTTCCCGACGGAGACGAGCGATGGGGCGAATCGAGGAGAAGATTGCGGAGTCGGGTCTCATCCTGCCACCGGCGCTGGTGCCGCCCGGGGGCGTCGCGCTGCCTTTCCGCTTCGTCCATCTGCAGGGTACCCGCGCGTTCATCTCTGGTCACGGGCCGCTCGCGGCGGACGGCAGCGTTGCCTTGCCGGTCGGCAAGGTCGGACGGGAGCTCACCCTCGAGCAGGGTTACGCCGCCGCCCGGCTGACGGGCCTCGCGATCCTCGGCAGCCTGCAGCGCGCCCTGGGCGACCTCGACCGCATCCGCGCCTGGGGGCGGATCTTCGGCATGGTGAACTCGGCGCCCGGTTTCCACCGCCAGCCGGCGGTCATCAACGGATTCTCCGATCTCATTCTCGACCTCTTCGGTCCGGAGGTCGGCGCCCACGCCCGGAGCGCGGTCGGCATGGCCGAGCTGCCGTTCGACATCCCGGTCGAGATCGAAGGCGAGGTCGAGATCGACGGCTGATCCGATCCCGCGCTCGTCCCGCGGCTTGCTGTCCCCTGGCTGTGGCCGATGGCGGTTACCCTCGAGGAGGCTCTCCTCATGCGTACCTCGATGGCGCTGTCCTGCCCGGCTCTCGTCCTGCTCCTGGCCACTGCGGTCGCGGCGGCCGATGGCGATCTCGACCCCACTTTCTGGGGTGATGGCCAGATCTACCTCAGCGGAACCGGGACGTATGACGTGAGCGCGGTCGTCGTCGCGCCGGACGATCGTGTCGTCGTCGTCGGGACCCGCCATCCCGATACCGGTGGCTCCGAATGGTACTGGCGCGCCCTGGCCGACGCCTCTCCCGGAACGGGGAGCACCTGCTACTTTCCCCCGCCTGGAGGGGCAAGCCAGGGGCGGGCCTACGCGGCGGCGTTCGACCGGTTCGGCCGCCTGCTCGTCGCCGGCTCGGCCCGCTACGGCTCGGATCGGCTGGCGGTGGCGCGCTTCTCGTTTCCGGATTGCACGCTCGACACCTCCTTCGACTCGGACGGCTTCTGGACGCTCGACATCCCCGGCGGCGCCGAATCCGTGCTCTCCCTGGCGATCGACCCAGTGGGCCGGATCGCGCTCGGCGGCTACCAGAACGACGGCACCGACAACGACATGGTCGTCGCGCTGCTCAACTTCTCGGGCGGCCTGCTCACCAGCTTCTCGGGAGACGGCTGGTTGACCCTCGATCCCTCGGGTGCGGAGATCGACGACGTCGTCATCGGAGTCGCCTTCGACGCGAGCTCCAAGGTGATCGCTGCCGGGTCGACTGCCTACGGCACGAACGGTACGAACGGGGACTGGGTCGTCGCTCGCTTCACCCTTGCGGGGGCGCTCGATCCGGGCTTCGACGGCGATGGTCTGGCGCGCATCGCTTTCGATCTCGGCGGTTCGACGGCGCGCAACGACATGCTCTTCGGTCTGGCACGCGATCCGAACACCGGCAAACTCCTCCTCTGCGGCTCGGCGCAATCGGCCACCGACGCCGAGCTCGCCATCGCACGATTGTTGCCGGACGGCGCGCTCGACACGACCTTCTCGGCCGACGGCAAGGCCCATCACGCGCTCGGAGGAGGGCAGATGCGCCTTACAGGGATCGGCGTCGACGGCCTGGGCAGGGTGCTCGCGGCCGGCTACCGCGAACCGTCGGCAAGCGACGCCGACCTGCTGGCCGTGCGGTATACCGAGAGCGGCGCCCTCGACAGCACCTTCTCCGGCAACGGCTGGACGATCGTGCCGTTCGACATCGGTCCGACGGTCTACATCGACGACTACGGCCAGGCCATGACTTTCCAGGCCGGCAGGCTGGTCGTCGCGGGCGAGGTCGTCATCAATACCGACTCCGAATTTCGGGCCGGCCTCGCCCGCCTGGACGCCAGTCTGATCCTCGCCGACGGCTTCGAAAGCGGCGCTGCTGCCCAGTGGTCGGCGTCGCTCGGCTTCCCGGTGCAGTAGAGCGCCGAGGGGATGGACGGAGTCGGCCGGCGTCCCCCAGCGCGAGTGGACTCGGGGTTCAGAGCCCCGGCAGGCGGTGCTGGGCCCCGACGGCGTGACGCTCTTCGTGGGCGAGCAGCCACTTCTTGCGTTCGAGGCCGCCGCCGTAGCCGATCAGGGCGCCGGTCTTGCCGATGACCCGGTGGCAGGGGACGACGATGCTGATCGGATTGCGGCCGTTGGCGAGGCCGACGGCGCGTGCCGCCTGCGGCAGGCCGATGCGCTGGGCGAGCGCGCCGTAGCTCTCGGTAGCGCCATACGGAATGTCGAGCAGCGCCCGCCAGACCTTCTGCCGGAAGAGCGTGCCTTCGGGGGCGAGCTCGAGGTGGAACTCCCGCAGCTCGCCGGCGAAGTAGGCCTCGAGCTGCCGCCGCGCCTCGCGGAACGGGCCGTCGTCCGGACGGGTGCCGGTGGGAATCCCCTCCGGGTGTTTCCTGGTCGCCATGAAGATGGCCGTGATCGCCGTGCCGTTGCCGCACAGCAACAGCGGCCCGATCGGGCTCGGCATCGAGGAGCGATACGTATTCTCCGTGACAGTCATCTCATCCAGCCCAGCCAGCGCGACCGTCTCAGGGTGCGTCCGCGCGGTCCGCCTACTGCGCCAGGACCTTGATCGTGCGGCCGACGAGATCGAGCATGCGCCGCAGCTGGTCGTAGTCGGTGTGCTTCATGCGGATCCAGGCGTTGGCCATGTAGCCGCCCTCGACGCCGCCGGT
Proteins encoded in this window:
- a CDS encoding serine/threonine protein kinase, with amino-acid sequence MRRPDPGRFATALRRFEELSDLPPGARAAALAELAASDPELGRVVVDLFAADHSAGEKFLDGGVGEFAPEIVGEALDGRVPSSAAPGERVGPYRLRALLGRGGMGEVWEAERADGQFDQIVALKLLKRGMDSEEVLRRFLRERQILARLEHPHIARLLDGGIAADGRPFFALERVEGEALGEWCRAHGASLRTRLELLIAVADAVAVAHRSLIVHRDLKPSNILVDGEGRVKLLDFGIAKLLSDDAGDPGDRTHFEARALTPAYAAPEQIRGEPVTTATDVYALGVVLYELLAGRLPHDRSGSSAVALTDQLERETMTRPSQAAAEAGETRRARLLMGDLDTIVLKALAREPGRRYESATALADDLRRHLDGRPVRARPDSSLYRTRKFVARHKVGVISAALAMLSLAAGLSAALWQARRAAANAVRAEANAQRAESNAARAERVKEFLVASFEIASPDYGIGGTTTASQLIEQAGRQIDAAGFGRDPEIRADLLEAVARIEKTLGQLDAAARYASAALELRRGLFPAGHPAIASATATLGSVRLAEGRLDEAEKALTSAVRTLEVSEPPGSLMLARVRSEYSEMLFWRGRAVQSEVGQRKVWEAYRAALGDDALPTATHLRNLAVLLEDLGRLDEAEAANRSALAVFEKRLGTDHPSTAASYVNLGHVLDTQGHHEEAEGLLRRGLEIRRAKLGDNHPVTGQSIQLYALFLLDRGRLDESEALYREHLAIFSAINPRHFEVGKCKNGLALIASRRGDHATAEREMRSVLELFREQLGEEHHFVWQVTANLARQIFLQKRFEEAEVLQRQVLAGFEKVAGAESAAVAEALTNLAKTLKARGDDAGAAPLEARAQAITSAAAAKS
- a CDS encoding methylated-DNA--[protein]-cysteine S-methyltransferase, with amino-acid sequence MTVTENTYRSSMPSPIGPLLLCGNGTAITAIFMATRKHPEGIPTGTRPDDGPFREARRQLEAYFAGELREFHLELAPEGTLFRQKVWRALLDIPYGATESYGALAQRIGLPQAARAVGLANGRNPISIVVPCHRVIGKTGALIGYGGGLERKKWLLAHEERHAVGAQHRLPGL
- a CDS encoding M13 family metallopeptidase; translation: MDLAGIDRSVAPGDDFFAHANGTWLKTTEIPADRAAWGSFAVLAEEANRRTQELIQEAAGAGASSADADARKVGDSYLAFMDEAAIEAKGRKPIEPELAAIAALADKAALARFLGAQLRADVDPLNMTNFHTDRLFGLWVSPDFDNPAKNAAYLLQGGLGMPDRDNYTATDATSAALQAKYRAHIARMLELAGLSRPGESAGRADRIYALEAKIATVHATRTESMEVQRANNRWPLAEFPTRAPGLSWPDFFDAAGLGAQGAKVSALMVWHPGAVTGIAALANSEPLAAWQDYLAFRAVDRAAPLLSKAFVEQKFAFYGTALSGATQLRDRWKRAVDATNGALGEAVGKLYAAKYFPPEAKAEAQKMVQNIVVAFGKRVDNLDWMSPATRAKAKAKLDTLYVGIGYPDRWRDYSGLVVRRDDAFGNAVRSELFDYTSALAELAQPVDKTQWRMMPQTVNAVNLPLQNAMNFPAAILQPPFFDARTDPAQNYGGIGVVIGHEISHSFDDQGAQFDAGGRLANWWTDEDLKHFQAAAERLTAQYDAYEPLPGSRVNGKLTLSENIADVAGIAAAYDGYRAVYGGKEGPSAQGLAGDQRFFLSFGQIWRSKVRPEALRSSLLTNGHAPGEYRADTVRNVDAWYKAFEVPKTARLYLAPEARVRVW
- a CDS encoding RidA family protein, with amino-acid sequence MGRIEEKIAESGLILPPALVPPGGVALPFRFVHLQGTRAFISGHGPLAADGSVALPVGKVGRELTLEQGYAAARLTGLAILGSLQRALGDLDRIRAWGRIFGMVNSAPGFHRQPAVINGFSDLILDLFGPEVGAHARSAVGMAELPFDIPVEIEGEVEIDG